Proteins encoded by one window of Colletes latitarsis isolate SP2378_abdomen chromosome 5, iyColLati1, whole genome shotgun sequence:
- the LOC143341850 gene encoding silk gland factor 1: MTMLHSQKSLYGDAGGLGGAMTSAAMSTMGSIAPTYSSINTMGCVSMGMSMGVGVGPNCSPQGAGSFNMSSMSSAMGMASMGGGAMGGYGSTSMGGGGACMSAVGYGPLTPGGGPGITRDPLSLTEPDSPNSALQRARTVDKSYRRNLASTKPPYSYISLITMAIQNAPTKMLTLSEIYQFIMDLFPYYRQNQQRWQNSIRHSLSFNDCFVKVPRTPDKPGKGSFWTLHPESGNMFENGCYLRRQKRFKDEKKELTRQTNKHQQHHNGAAVAAAAAAVAAAGHNSPTSHDLAHTGKKTPSSLHHGPQQQDEKDLHSLVSSHHHHHAASLHQHHAALKSDTTDIGGLLGPDLGAAHDELTAMVSRSLHPHLISDPAALHHGMPGSLKQEPPYTAASHPFSITRLLPGAAGTSPGAQDIKPPEMKMYEQLHQSYANFGSSHHPHAHSAPPSHHHHNGMHAGSNAAGPMHNMTNHHHQEYYQSPLYHHATSVASSSAPPPPSVATAAPGL, from the coding sequence ATGACCATGCTCCATTCGCAGAAGTCGCTGTACGGCGACGCCGGTGGCTTAGGCGGTGCGATGACCAGCGCTGCGATGTCCACGATGGGCAGCATAGCGCCAACGTACAGCTCGATAAATACGATGGGCTGCGTGTCGATGGGTATGTCGATGGGCGTTGGAGTTGGCCCGAACTGCAGCCCGCAGGGCGCCGGTAGTTTCAACATGAGCAGCATGAGCTCGGCCATGGGGATGGCCTCTATGGGCGGCGGTGCCATGGGAGGTTACGGGAGCACCTCGATGGGCGGCGGTGGTGCCTGTATGAGCGCCGTCGGATATGGTCCTCTAACGCCAGGTGGCGGACCCGGGATCACCAGGGATCCTCTCTCCTTGACGGAGCCGGATTCCCCGAATTCCGCGTTGCAACGCGCTCGAACCGTGGACAAATCGTACCGCAGAAACCTGGCGAGCACGAAACCACCCTACTCGTACATCAGCCTGATCACCATGGCTATACAAAATGCGCCCACCAAGATGCTCACTCTGTCCGAGATCTATCAGTTTATCATGGATCTGTTCCCGTACTACCGGCAGAATCAGCAGCGCTGGCAAAACTCTATCAGACACTCGCTCAGCTTCAACGATTGCTTCGTCAAGGTTCCCCGCACCCCCGACAAGCCCGGGAAGGGTTCCTTTTGGACGCTGCACCCCGAGAGCGGAAACATGTTCGAGAACGGATGCTATCTGCGCCGACAGAAGAGGTTCAAAGACGAGAAGAAAGAACTCACCAGGCAAACGAATAAGCATCAGCAGCACCACAATGGCGCCGCGGTTGCAGCGGCGGCGGCCGCGGTTGCCGCCGCCGGACACAACAGTCCGACGTCGCACGATCTGGCCCACACAGGTAAGAAGACCCCGTCGTCTCTTCACCACGGGCCCCAGCAACAGGACGAGAAAGATTTGCACTCGTTGGTGTCCTCGCATCATCACCATCACGCGGCCAGTTTGCATCAACACCACGCCGCGTTGAAAAGCGACACGACGGACATAGGGGGTCTGCTGGGCCCGGATTTGGGCGCGGCGCACGACGAACTCACCGCCATGGTCAGTCGTAGTCTCCATCCTCACCTGATCTCCGACCCAGCGGCCCTCCATCACGGAATGCCGGGCAGCCTGAAGCAGGAACCGCCGTACACTGCCGCCAGCCATCCCTTCAGCATCACCAGGTTACTGCCGGGCGCCGCCGGCACGTCGCCCGGCGCCCAGGACATCAAACCGCCCGAGATGAAGATGTACGAACAGCTGCATCAAAGCTACGCGAACTTTGGCTCGTCGCATCATCCTCACGCGCACTCCGCGCCGCCCAGCCATCATCATCACAACGGGATGCACGCGGGCTCGAACGCCGCCGGACCTATGCACAACATGACCAACCATCACCATCAAGAGTATTACCAGAGCCCGTTGTACCATCACGCGACCAGCGTGGCGAGCAGTAGCGCGCCCCCGCCGCCCTCCGTCGCCACCGCCGCACCGGGCTTGTGA